A stretch of Aureispira sp. CCB-E DNA encodes these proteins:
- the era gene encoding GTPase Era: MKKPHRSGFVNIIGRPNVGKSTLMNALVGERMSIITNKPQTTRHRIIGIVSDEDYQIVFSDTPGFIKDPSYEMQESMNKFVSGSFKDGDIMVLVVDVTETYDNDNPLFKKLQGVEVPLFLVLNKKDLVDEGVLLNKVLEWKDKADFQEIIPISALQNKGTDVLLECILDNLPIGPVYYPKDQFTDRPERFFVSEIIREKILMNYYQEIPYSCEVVVDAFKEDPDPKKNLVRIHATIFVARASQKNIIIGKKGAAIKKVGIDARYAIEKFLEKKIYLELFVKVKDNWRNDDKMLKSFGYKE; encoded by the coding sequence ATGAAGAAACCACATCGTTCAGGTTTTGTAAATATTATCGGTCGTCCAAATGTTGGAAAATCGACTTTGATGAATGCGTTGGTAGGAGAGCGTATGTCTATTATTACGAATAAGCCACAAACGACAAGACATCGTATTATTGGTATTGTTAGCGACGAGGATTATCAAATTGTATTTTCTGATACGCCAGGATTTATTAAGGACCCATCTTATGAAATGCAGGAGAGCATGAATAAGTTTGTCTCAGGTTCATTCAAAGATGGTGATATTATGGTTTTGGTGGTAGACGTAACCGAAACGTATGATAATGACAACCCATTGTTTAAAAAATTGCAGGGGGTAGAGGTACCTTTATTCTTAGTTTTGAATAAAAAAGATTTGGTAGACGAAGGTGTTTTGTTGAACAAAGTATTGGAATGGAAAGACAAGGCTGATTTTCAGGAAATTATTCCTATTTCGGCTTTGCAAAATAAGGGAACAGATGTTTTATTAGAATGTATTTTAGATAATCTTCCGATTGGTCCTGTTTATTATCCCAAAGATCAGTTTACGGATCGCCCAGAACGTTTTTTTGTATCTGAAATTATTCGAGAAAAAATCTTGATGAATTATTATCAAGAAATCCCATACTCTTGTGAAGTAGTTGTAGATGCTTTTAAGGAAGATCCTGATCCTAAGAAGAATTTGGTTCGAATTCATGCCACTATTTTTGTTGCTCGTGCGAGTCAGAAAAATATTATCATAGGAAAAAAAGGAGCTGCTATTAAGAAAGTGGGAATTGATGCTCGTTATGCTATTGAAAAATTCTTAGAGAAAAAGATTTACTTAGAACTTTTTGTGAAAGTTAAGGACAATTGGAGAAATGACGATAAGATGCTGAAAAGCTTTGGGTATAAAGAATAA
- a CDS encoding NADAR family protein, whose translation MKYTIKWLLEKVEEENRIKYLFFWGHQPQKDGTIGATCMSQWFDQDCSFVVDGIRYQTAEHWMMAEKARLFDDPEMVERILASNSAAKAKKLGRLVHNFDTEKWEANAFEIVKQGSIHKFGQNPPLKEYLLNTNNRVLVEASPLDKIWGIGLAKDHEHAAQPAFWQGRNLLGFALMEARDVLAENR comes from the coding sequence ATGAAATATACTATAAAATGGCTTTTGGAGAAAGTCGAAGAAGAAAATCGCATTAAATATTTGTTTTTTTGGGGGCATCAACCTCAAAAAGACGGAACGATTGGGGCTACTTGTATGAGTCAATGGTTTGATCAAGATTGTTCCTTTGTGGTCGATGGCATTCGCTACCAAACCGCCGAGCATTGGATGATGGCAGAAAAAGCGCGTCTATTCGATGATCCAGAAATGGTTGAACGCATTTTAGCAAGTAATTCGGCTGCCAAAGCCAAAAAATTAGGTCGTTTGGTACATAATTTTGATACTGAAAAATGGGAAGCCAATGCATTTGAAATTGTTAAACAAGGTTCTATTCACAAATTTGGACAAAATCCGCCATTAAAAGAGTATTTGTTGAATACCAACAATCGTGTTTTGGTAGAAGCCAGTCCCTTGGATAAAATTTGGGGAATAGGATTGGCTAAAGACCACGAACATGCCGCACAACCTGCTTTTTGGCAAGGGAGAAACTTATTAGGTTTCGCATTGATGGAGGCAAGAGATGTATTGGCTGAAAATCGATAA
- a CDS encoding Maf family nucleotide pyrophosphatase gives MQKIKPSILLASKSPRRKQLLTELGFEFEVVLQDIVEDFPEELQKKEVPAFLAQQKANAVRTHLTNGKVILASDTIVLLEDTIYHKPKDYEDAVRILTALSGKVHQVITGVCLLSLDKEVVFSDVANVHFAPLSRKEIDYYIHNYQPYDKAGAYAIQEWIGLAKIIKIDGAYNSIVGLPTQKVYEALMSF, from the coding sequence ATGCAAAAAATAAAACCAAGCATATTATTAGCCAGCAAGTCACCAAGAAGGAAGCAACTATTAACAGAACTCGGGTTTGAATTTGAGGTTGTCTTACAAGATATAGTGGAAGATTTTCCTGAAGAATTGCAAAAAAAAGAAGTTCCTGCGTTTTTAGCACAACAAAAAGCCAATGCTGTCCGAACACATCTAACAAATGGGAAAGTAATCTTGGCTTCCGACACCATTGTATTGTTGGAGGATACTATTTATCACAAACCGAAAGATTACGAAGATGCTGTTCGTATTTTAACAGCTTTGTCTGGAAAAGTGCATCAAGTCATTACAGGCGTATGTCTATTGAGCTTGGATAAAGAGGTCGTCTTTTCAGATGTTGCTAATGTACATTTTGCGCCACTTTCTCGCAAGGAAATTGATTACTATATTCACAACTACCAACCTTATGATAAGGCAGGAGCTTATGCCATTCAAGAGTGGATTGGGCTCGCCAAAATTATCAAAATTGATGGCGCTTACAATAGTATTGTTGGACTACCAACACAAAAGGTTTACGAAGCTTTGATGAGCTTTTAA
- a CDS encoding SDR family oxidoreductase yields MNLKDAKVLLTGGSSGLGKAMAEVLTEAGAKVLITGRNAEKVNKVANNIGCLGLAFDIANYEILPSKTEEAIAKLGGIDVLINNAGIGEFPALGEIKLEHFERVFSTNVFGLTLLTQEVLPHFKKQGSGHIINIASTAALKGFARGSIYAASKFALRALTQCWQAELRPLNIRVLQVNPSEVPTAFNNPDREEKPTVEHKLTPTEIAHSIKSILEMDDRGMIPELSVWATNPWAAQ; encoded by the coding sequence ATGAATTTAAAAGATGCAAAAGTCCTTTTAACAGGAGGCAGTTCAGGACTAGGAAAAGCAATGGCAGAAGTTTTGACAGAAGCAGGTGCTAAGGTGTTGATTACAGGACGTAATGCAGAAAAAGTAAACAAAGTAGCCAACAATATTGGCTGTTTGGGGCTCGCTTTTGACATCGCTAATTACGAAATATTGCCCAGCAAAACAGAAGAGGCTATTGCAAAGTTAGGAGGAATTGATGTGCTTATCAACAACGCTGGTATTGGTGAGTTTCCCGCTTTGGGAGAAATTAAATTAGAGCATTTTGAACGTGTGTTTTCTACCAATGTTTTTGGATTAACGTTATTAACACAAGAGGTATTGCCACATTTCAAAAAACAAGGTAGTGGTCACATTATCAACATTGCTTCTACTGCCGCTCTAAAAGGTTTTGCTAGAGGTTCTATTTATGCTGCATCTAAATTTGCATTGCGTGCACTAACACAATGCTGGCAAGCAGAACTACGCCCTTTAAACATTCGTGTACTCCAAGTAAATCCTAGTGAAGTACCAACGGCATTTAACAATCCAGATCGAGAAGAAAAACCAACGGTAGAACATAAATTAACACCGACAGAAATCGCTCATAGTATCAAATCTATTTTGGAAATGGACGACCGTGGTATGATTCCTGAATTGTCTGTTTGGGCAACCAACCCTTGGGCTGCTCAATAA
- the kynU gene encoding kynureninase has protein sequence MKITSFETSIDFALQMDEQDSLKKYRDQFYIPQHNDGTESLYFCGNSLGLQPKNVEKYLQQELNDWKKYGVEGHFHAKNAWMPYHEFFSEKLSKIVGAKEKEVVVMNTLTTNLHLMMVSFYRPTQQRYKIIIEKAAFPSDKYAVDSQIRFHGYDPSESLIQLTPREGEETLRIEDIEAVIKENGDTLALVMIGGVNYYTGQFFDLKRITNAGHAVGALVGFDLAHAVGNVDLDLHDWNIDFAVWCHYKYLNSGPGAIAGAFVHEKHLNDPNIPRFEGWWGHDKNTRFLMGDQFHPMPSAEAWQLSNAPVFSMTPLLASLELFDEVGMSRLREKSTFLTAYMEFMLLNINTDRISIITPQSPKDRGCQLSIKVENGNKAFFEAITAKGVIADWREPDVIRVAPVPLYNSFLDVYNFIQVMRTCLRESK, from the coding sequence ATGAAAATAACATCATTTGAAACTAGTATAGATTTTGCTCTACAGATGGATGAGCAAGATTCTCTAAAAAAATATAGAGATCAATTTTATATTCCCCAACATAATGACGGAACAGAAAGTCTTTATTTCTGTGGCAATTCTTTAGGTTTGCAGCCGAAAAATGTAGAAAAATATTTGCAACAAGAGTTAAACGACTGGAAAAAATATGGTGTCGAAGGGCACTTTCATGCCAAAAATGCATGGATGCCTTACCACGAGTTTTTTAGTGAAAAACTATCTAAAATAGTCGGGGCAAAAGAAAAGGAAGTTGTGGTCATGAATACATTGACCACCAATCTACATCTTATGATGGTCTCGTTCTACCGCCCTACCCAACAACGTTATAAAATCATAATTGAAAAGGCAGCATTTCCTTCTGATAAATACGCCGTGGACTCTCAAATTCGTTTTCATGGTTATGATCCTTCTGAGAGTTTGATTCAACTAACACCCAGAGAGGGCGAAGAAACCTTGCGTATTGAAGACATTGAGGCTGTTATCAAAGAAAATGGGGATACACTAGCATTGGTTATGATTGGAGGTGTCAACTATTATACAGGGCAGTTCTTTGACTTAAAACGCATTACTAATGCAGGACATGCCGTAGGAGCTTTGGTTGGTTTTGACTTGGCGCATGCTGTTGGTAATGTTGATTTGGACCTACATGATTGGAACATAGATTTTGCAGTTTGGTGCCATTACAAATACTTGAATAGTGGTCCAGGTGCTATTGCGGGAGCTTTTGTGCATGAAAAGCACTTAAACGATCCTAACATCCCTAGATTTGAAGGTTGGTGGGGACACGATAAGAATACTCGATTTTTGATGGGCGACCAGTTTCACCCTATGCCTTCAGCAGAAGCTTGGCAATTGAGTAATGCACCTGTATTTTCTATGACCCCTTTATTAGCTTCCTTAGAATTATTTGATGAGGTAGGCATGTCTAGGCTACGAGAAAAAAGCACCTTCTTAACAGCCTATATGGAATTTATGCTCTTGAATATTAATACCGATAGAATTAGCATTATCACCCCACAATCTCCCAAAGATAGAGGCTGTCAACTATCTATCAAAGTTGAAAATGGCAACAAAGCATTTTTTGAAGCCATTACAGCTAAAGGAGTTATTGCAGATTGGAGAGAACCAGATGTTATTAGAGTAGCCCCTGTGCCTCTTTACAACAGCTTTTTAGATGTTTATAACTTTATACAAGTAATGCGCACATGTCTCAGAGAATCTAAATAA
- a CDS encoding DUF695 domain-containing protein, whose product MKFFKKIFQSESENNNYYAAFWAWFQSKEKEFHKVVKERNNVELGLFNKLSSQLDQLHEGFYFLAGMADESTAELVFTTEGNIKNIVFVEALVAAAPFIKGWRFTALKPPSNSPNISIKMSGYEFNKETISFYYHEHEAQPDAIDITFVHQDYKPDNEKIISSGTFIFLDNFLGELNFATLIDNIDLVGPNQADQKLIPIEKLNAFLTWRQKEFIEKYNGTRHNTDDDEYAMLEGVLENDNRIIVTINRELLRWDSKASHPWILRVEIPYNGEDNNGMPNQEMYDFLNDLEDELTQELPSREGYLNVGRQTGDHKRTLFLACKEFRNPSLVCFALQQKYHSKITIDYTIYKDKYWLSFNRFVKH is encoded by the coding sequence ATGAAGTTTTTCAAAAAAATATTCCAATCTGAGTCAGAGAACAATAATTACTATGCGGCATTTTGGGCATGGTTCCAATCAAAAGAAAAAGAATTCCATAAGGTTGTAAAGGAACGCAACAATGTTGAACTTGGTCTTTTCAACAAGTTATCTAGTCAATTGGATCAACTGCACGAAGGCTTTTACTTTCTGGCAGGTATGGCCGATGAAAGCACTGCTGAATTGGTTTTTACCACAGAAGGGAACATCAAAAACATCGTTTTTGTTGAAGCTTTGGTAGCAGCAGCGCCTTTTATCAAAGGGTGGCGATTCACGGCTTTAAAACCGCCTTCTAATTCTCCGAACATTAGTATTAAGATGTCTGGATATGAGTTCAATAAAGAGACCATCAGTTTCTACTACCATGAACACGAGGCACAACCCGATGCTATTGATATTACATTCGTGCATCAAGACTATAAGCCAGACAACGAAAAAATTATCTCTAGTGGCACCTTTATCTTTTTAGATAATTTTTTGGGAGAGCTTAACTTCGCTACACTTATTGACAATATAGACCTAGTTGGTCCCAATCAAGCTGACCAAAAGTTGATTCCTATAGAGAAGTTGAATGCCTTTCTAACTTGGCGACAAAAAGAATTTATTGAAAAATATAATGGCACTCGACACAATACGGATGATGATGAGTATGCTATGCTAGAAGGTGTTCTTGAGAATGACAATAGAATTATTGTGACTATTAATAGAGAACTTTTGAGATGGGATTCCAAAGCTTCTCACCCTTGGATTCTTCGCGTTGAAATTCCTTACAATGGTGAAGACAACAATGGTATGCCCAATCAAGAAATGTATGATTTTTTAAATGATTTGGAGGATGAGCTGACTCAAGAGCTTCCTAGCAGAGAAGGATATTTAAACGTTGGTCGACAGACAGGCGATCATAAAAGGACTTTATTTTTAGCGTGCAAAGAGTTTAGAAACCCTTCTTTGGTTTGCTTTGCTCTCCAACAAAAATACCATTCTAAGATAACAATAGATTATACCATATACAAAGATAAATATTGGTTATCTTTCAATCGCTTTGTAAAGCATTAA
- the lpxB gene encoding lipid-A-disaccharide synthase: MKYYVISGEASGDLHGSNLIKALKEVDAFAEFRAWGGDLMQAAGAVLAKHYKDLAFMGIGQVLKNLPTILGNFKFCRQDIQAFSPDVLILIDYSGFNLRIAKWAKNQGYKIFYYISPQIWATREKRVEKIKRYIDKMFVILPFEADFYAKHNYSVEFVGHPLLDVIHAHQTEIDFRDKHQLGTAPIIALLPGSRKQEIRSMLATMLSIVDDFPDYQFVIAGAPSISPDFYQPFTQHKTNVVLLQNQTYHLLENSHAALVTSGTATLETALFKVPQIVCYKASALLYAIVKRIIKVPFISIVNLIMQKKVVPELIQHDLTTQQLKIELQQIIAGPKRQEMLENYLLLSKKLGHQGASQKAAQSMIKHLRL, encoded by the coding sequence ATGAAATACTACGTAATATCAGGAGAAGCTTCTGGAGATTTGCATGGCTCTAACTTAATCAAAGCTTTAAAAGAAGTCGATGCTTTTGCTGAATTTAGAGCATGGGGTGGAGATTTGATGCAAGCTGCGGGGGCTGTATTGGCAAAACATTACAAAGACTTAGCATTTATGGGAATAGGACAAGTATTAAAAAACTTGCCTACTATTTTAGGAAATTTTAAATTTTGTCGCCAAGATATCCAAGCTTTTTCTCCTGATGTTTTAATCTTAATTGATTATTCTGGGTTTAATCTACGAATAGCCAAATGGGCAAAAAATCAGGGGTATAAAATCTTCTACTATATCTCTCCTCAAATATGGGCCACCAGAGAAAAACGCGTGGAAAAAATCAAGCGCTATATCGACAAAATGTTTGTTATTCTTCCTTTTGAAGCAGACTTTTATGCCAAACACAACTACTCGGTTGAATTTGTAGGTCATCCATTATTAGATGTCATCCATGCTCATCAAACAGAAATTGATTTTAGAGACAAACACCAATTGGGAACTGCTCCTATTATTGCTTTGTTGCCAGGAAGCCGAAAACAAGAAATTAGATCCATGTTAGCAACAATGCTAAGTATTGTTGACGATTTTCCCGATTATCAATTTGTCATTGCTGGCGCTCCTAGTATTTCTCCCGATTTTTATCAGCCTTTTACTCAACACAAAACCAATGTAGTTCTTTTGCAAAATCAGACCTATCACCTGCTAGAAAACAGCCATGCTGCATTGGTTACTTCTGGTACAGCAACGTTAGAAACAGCACTATTCAAAGTGCCTCAAATTGTTTGTTACAAGGCTAGTGCTTTATTATATGCTATTGTCAAACGAATTATAAAAGTTCCTTTTATCTCTATTGTTAACTTAATCATGCAAAAAAAAGTCGTGCCAGAACTCATCCAACACGACTTAACTACACAGCAGCTAAAGATAGAACTTCAGCAAATTATAGCTGGACCTAAACGGCAAGAAATGCTAGAAAACTATCTGCTTTTATCTAAAAAATTAGGTCATCAAGGTGCGTCCCAAAAGGCAGCCCAGAGCATGATAAAGCATTTGCGTTTGTAG
- a CDS encoding deoxynucleoside kinase, with protein sequence MKPKHIAIAGNIGAGKTTLCELLSNHYGWEVNYESTDDNPYLEDFYNDMSRWSFNLQIYFLNNRYRQIVEIQRGNKTVIQDRSIYEDAHIFAPNLHKMGLMATRDFHNYFDLFKLMSSQVNAPDLLIYLKASVPTLVNHIQKRGRDYESTMSLNYLKSLNDKYEDWINNYEEGKLLVLDVNELDYKNNAEHRQFVVDEVSKQLNLEGL encoded by the coding sequence ATGAAACCAAAACACATTGCAATTGCAGGAAATATTGGCGCTGGAAAAACAACACTTTGTGAATTATTAAGCAACCATTATGGATGGGAAGTAAATTATGAATCAACAGACGACAATCCTTATTTGGAGGATTTTTATAATGATATGAGTCGTTGGTCTTTTAATTTGCAAATCTACTTCTTAAACAATCGGTACCGACAAATTGTTGAAATTCAAAGAGGTAACAAAACTGTTATCCAAGATCGCTCTATCTACGAAGATGCACACATTTTTGCGCCCAACTTGCATAAAATGGGCTTGATGGCTACTCGCGACTTTCACAATTACTTTGATTTATTCAAATTAATGAGCTCACAAGTCAATGCTCCAGATTTGCTTATTTATCTAAAAGCCAGTGTTCCTACCCTAGTGAATCACATTCAGAAAAGAGGACGCGATTACGAATCTACAATGAGCTTAAATTATTTAAAATCGCTCAATGACAAGTATGAAGATTGGATTAACAACTACGAAGAAGGCAAATTACTTGTCCTGGATGTTAATGAATTAGACTACAAAAACAATGCAGAACACAGACAATTTGTTGTTGACGAAGTTTCAAAACAATTAAACTTAGAAGGACTTTAA
- a CDS encoding SusC/RagA family TonB-linked outer membrane protein — translation MKLFNTMLVLLVFSIGTVYAQKTISGAVTDENGDAIIGATVLMKGSASGTITDIDGNYSIEVPEDATTLLFSYIGYATQEVEITGTTINVTLLEGVDLEKVVVTALGVKRSEKALGYAIQEVDGEEVAKSNTANFVDALNGKVAGLQVTSASGAAGASSRVVLRGPTSLNGNNEALIVVDGVRINNEELTTERSLAGVAYSNRGIDINPNDIESVVVLKGAAASALYGAEGARGVLVITTKKGKGGKTKNGISVDYTSTYTLSQVNKLPELQNKYAQGTSWFSADGVTPEYRGPETGWPTSWGPLIDTLYWDGDATYQYDNNGKIVGQSDPNAGQKVTPYDNLNSFFQLGHAWKNALSVSGGGTVATYRFSFSHLKQDGIIPNNTFERINVGLNSQANFLDNKMKIGTSINYVNSGGNRIQQGSNTSGIMLGLLRTPSTFDNANGLADPVNNSSSYYFSSDKTQRNYRGGGGYDNPYWVVNNSPFVDRVNRFIGNLNASYEFTKWLTLSTKIGTDFYSDTRKQSFEIGSRTLPNGQVIEDQYTYHNINAFVNVLGSKYFGDDHSLSYNIGTEFFTTRLNQQLTQGDGLSFPGFMHLSNTGSVTSITDLTRTKTYSLFASVEYGFKNMLYLSLTARNDWLSTLIAPTKKFKAGDLSVFYPSASLSFVFTELLPDNDILSFGKVRFSFAQVGGGAPTAYLTGTNFTNPEPGTINALNDGWTDGILFPFNGQAAYIYDAVLGNPNLKPSRTTDYEVGADLRFFKGRLNLDATYYYRQSANQILVVPIAATSGFQRAVLNSGSLSTNGVDIVLNATPVKTKDFRWDIGINFTHWKTVVDALADGVERQYLDGFTGSSIYNVVGQEYGQIYGGAFMRVNDTDANGNPIFNVDKPYNPNGQMVIDSASGYPLVDPLERPIGNPNPDFLLGINNTLSYKGLSLSFLLDWKQGGQMWNGTQGALTYFGMSKLTENRDMPGDAPNYVFEGVTQDGSTNTKPVLRDENWYTGNGGGFGSVAEHFVQETSWFRLRQLSLSYTLSSKLLSKTPFTGITISFVGRNLFLITPYEGIDPETSLVGSSSNGQGLDYFQMPNTRSFALSLNVKF, via the coding sequence ATGAAACTATTCAACACGATGCTAGTGTTGCTAGTCTTCTCTATAGGGACCGTTTATGCCCAGAAAACAATTTCTGGTGCCGTAACGGATGAGAATGGCGATGCAATCATTGGCGCAACCGTCTTAATGAAAGGCTCGGCATCTGGTACTATTACAGATATTGATGGAAATTATTCTATTGAGGTACCAGAGGATGCTACAACCCTTTTATTTAGCTACATTGGGTATGCTACACAAGAAGTAGAAATTACAGGAACTACTATCAATGTTACTCTATTAGAAGGAGTAGATTTAGAAAAAGTAGTCGTAACAGCTTTGGGTGTTAAACGCTCTGAAAAAGCTTTAGGTTATGCCATCCAAGAAGTGGATGGTGAAGAAGTCGCAAAATCCAACACTGCCAACTTTGTAGATGCACTGAATGGAAAAGTAGCAGGTTTACAAGTTACAAGTGCTTCTGGTGCTGCGGGTGCTTCTTCAAGAGTTGTACTTAGAGGACCTACCTCTTTGAATGGTAATAATGAAGCATTAATTGTTGTTGATGGTGTTCGTATCAACAACGAAGAGTTAACAACAGAGCGTTCTTTAGCTGGTGTTGCCTACTCTAACCGTGGTATTGATATCAATCCAAACGACATTGAATCCGTTGTTGTCCTAAAAGGTGCTGCCGCATCTGCTCTTTACGGTGCTGAAGGGGCTCGTGGAGTATTGGTTATTACAACTAAGAAAGGTAAAGGCGGAAAAACTAAAAATGGTATTTCTGTAGATTATACCTCCACTTACACACTTTCTCAAGTAAACAAATTACCTGAGTTACAAAACAAATATGCGCAAGGAACAAGTTGGTTTAGTGCTGATGGTGTAACTCCAGAATATAGAGGTCCTGAAACAGGTTGGCCAACAAGCTGGGGACCACTAATTGATACACTTTATTGGGATGGAGATGCTACCTATCAATACGACAACAATGGTAAAATTGTAGGTCAAAGCGATCCTAATGCAGGTCAAAAAGTAACTCCTTACGACAATCTAAATAGCTTTTTCCAATTGGGTCACGCTTGGAAAAATGCCTTGTCTGTTTCTGGTGGAGGTACTGTCGCCACATACCGTTTTTCATTCAGTCATCTAAAGCAAGATGGTATTATTCCTAACAATACATTTGAAAGAATCAATGTTGGTCTAAACTCTCAGGCTAATTTCTTGGATAATAAAATGAAAATTGGAACTAGCATCAACTATGTTAATTCAGGAGGAAATAGAATTCAACAAGGCTCTAATACTTCTGGTATTATGTTAGGTTTGTTGCGTACACCTTCTACATTTGACAATGCTAATGGTTTAGCTGATCCTGTAAACAATTCTAGTTCTTATTACTTTTCTTCTGATAAAACTCAAAGAAACTACCGTGGTGGTGGTGGGTATGATAATCCTTACTGGGTTGTAAACAATAGTCCTTTTGTAGATCGTGTTAATCGTTTCATTGGTAACCTGAACGCTTCGTATGAATTTACAAAGTGGTTGACATTAAGTACTAAAATTGGTACGGATTTTTATTCCGATACCAGAAAACAATCGTTTGAAATTGGTTCCAGAACACTTCCTAATGGTCAAGTAATCGAAGATCAATATACTTACCACAATATCAATGCTTTTGTAAATGTTTTAGGTAGCAAGTACTTTGGCGACGACCATAGCCTTAGCTATAACATTGGTACAGAATTTTTTACAACTCGCCTCAACCAACAATTAACCCAAGGTGATGGGTTAAGCTTCCCTGGATTTATGCACTTGAGTAATACAGGTTCGGTTACATCTATTACTGATCTAACAAGGACAAAGACCTACTCTTTGTTTGCAAGTGTAGAGTATGGGTTCAAAAACATGTTGTACTTATCCTTAACAGCAAGAAACGATTGGTTGTCGACTCTAATTGCTCCTACCAAGAAATTTAAAGCGGGAGATCTTTCTGTCTTCTACCCTTCAGCTTCTTTAAGTTTTGTATTTACAGAATTATTACCTGACAATGATATCTTATCTTTCGGCAAGGTTCGTTTCTCCTTTGCTCAAGTAGGTGGTGGAGCCCCTACAGCATATTTGACAGGAACCAACTTTACCAATCCTGAGCCAGGAACAATTAATGCACTTAACGATGGTTGGACAGATGGTATTTTATTCCCATTCAATGGGCAAGCTGCGTATATCTACGATGCTGTTTTGGGCAATCCAAACCTAAAACCATCTAGAACGACAGATTACGAGGTAGGAGCAGATTTAAGATTCTTCAAAGGGCGTTTAAATTTAGATGCTACTTATTACTATCGTCAATCTGCTAACCAAATTTTAGTCGTGCCAATTGCGGCTACTTCTGGTTTCCAAAGAGCAGTTTTGAACAGTGGTTCTTTGAGCACCAATGGTGTTGATATCGTCTTAAATGCTACTCCTGTAAAAACAAAAGACTTTAGATGGGATATTGGTATCAACTTCACACATTGGAAAACAGTAGTAGATGCCCTAGCTGATGGTGTTGAAAGACAATACCTAGATGGTTTTACGGGTTCTAGTATTTACAATGTTGTTGGTCAAGAGTATGGTCAAATTTATGGTGGTGCCTTTATGCGTGTTAACGATACAGATGCTAATGGCAATCCAATCTTTAACGTAGACAAGCCATATAACCCTAATGGTCAAATGGTTATTGACAGCGCAAGTGGTTATCCACTAGTTGATCCACTTGAGCGTCCAATTGGTAATCCTAATCCTGACTTCTTGTTGGGTATTAACAATACCTTATCATACAAAGGACTTTCTTTATCTTTTCTTTTAGATTGGAAACAAGGTGGTCAAATGTGGAATGGAACCCAAGGTGCCTTGACTTATTTTGGTATGAGCAAATTGACAGAAAACAGAGACATGCCTGGTGATGCTCCTAACTATGTTTTTGAAGGCGTTACACAAGATGGTTCTACCAATACTAAACCTGTTTTGAGAGATGAAAATTGGTACACAGGAAATGGTGGAGGATTTGGCTCTGTTGCAGAACATTTCGTTCAAGAGACTTCTTGGTTTAGATTACGTCAATTGAGCTTAAGTTATACCTTGAGTTCTAAATTACTTAGCAAAACGCCATTTACTGGAATTACCATTTCATTTGTTGGTCGTAACTTATTCTTGATTACACCTTATGAAGGAATTGACCCAGAAACAAGCTTGGTAGGTTCATCTAGTAATGGACAAGGTTTGGATTATTTCCAAATGCCTAACACGCGTAGTTTTGCACTTAGTCTAAATGTTAAATTCTAA